The DNA window GGTCGAGTTGAGGAAGGAAACCCCGGGTCACTCGGTCGGCTTGATTCCGTGCGCTTGGGGAGGCGCTCCGATCCAGTCTCTGGGTCCGGGCTCACCAAGCTTCCAGAATACCGTGCGCCGTGCTCGCTACGCGGAGCGGTTCGGCGTGCTCCGGGCGGTACTATGGCACCAGGGGGAAACGGATGCGCTCGATCCTGCGGACTCGGCAGCCCATGCAGATCGACTCCGGGGATTGATGCACGCAATGAGGGGGGAGCTCGATCAACCCGATCTCCCATTCCTGATCGGAGACCTTGCCGAACCGACGCGGCCGAACATCGATCATGAGCGGGTCCGGCAGGGCTTGAGGGCGGTTGCCGAAGAAGATCGCGGTTCCCGATTTGTCGAAGCGGCCGGTTTGGAGAAGGTCGACTCGGTGCACTTCGGCCGGGACGCGTTGATCGAGTTCGGTCGACGCTACGCCCAAGCGTGGCGGCAAAGGTAGGGACGCGCGCCCCCGCGCGTCCGTGGGCTTTCTCTACGGCCCTTTGCCCCCGCGCGTCCGCTCAGCCGACGCTTTACTCGGCGCCGGGATTTTCCCAAGTTCCCCGCCCTTTCGTCCTCAACGACTTCCCGCGTCCATGACCGCCGCCGAGATCCGCCAGAGCTTCCTCGATTTCTTCCGCGAAAAGCAGCACACCATCGTGCCTTCCGCGCCCTTGCTTCCCCAATCGCCGGGTCTTCTTTTCACCAACGCGGGGATGAACCCGTTCGTGCCGTATTTCCTCGGGACCGAGAAGGCTCCGTACGATCCGGGACGGGCGACGGACACGCAGAAGTGCATCCGCGCCGGTGGCAAGCACAACGACCTCGATGATGTCGGCTACGACACCTACCACCACACCTTCTTCGAGATGCTCGGGAACTGGTCGTTCGGCGACTACTTCAAAGCCGAGGCGATCCAATGGGCGTGGGAACTGGTGGTCGAGCGCTGGGGCCTCCCGGCCAACCGGCTCTACGCGACGGTTTACGCGCCCGACAAGGCCAAGGGCGATCCGGGTGAGTTCGACCAGGAGGCTTGGGATCTCTGGGCCGAGCTCTTCAAAGGCAAGGGCCTCGATCCCCGCAAGCACATCGTCGATGGCAACGTGAAGGACAACTTCTGGATGATGGGCGAGACCGGCCCGTGCGGCCCTTGCTCCGAACTTCACGTCGACCTCACCCCGAACGGCGACTCGAACGGTCAGCTGGTCAATGGTGACTCTGAC is part of the Haloferula helveola genome and encodes:
- a CDS encoding sialate O-acetylesterase; protein product: MRRLAVRRWRLRHFPACPRGPWSIPEAREKFDLFLLMGQSNMAGFGCIRADDPWQADDFDPVPGVLVLGGQAKLKDSKRRGSIRWRPASHPLHLNQRSAGFGLGLPFAVELRKETPGHSVGLIPCAWGGAPIQSLGPGSPSFQNTVRRARYAERFGVLRAVLWHQGETDALDPADSAAHADRLRGLMHAMRGELDQPDLPFLIGDLAEPTRPNIDHERVRQGLRAVAEEDRGSRFVEAAGLEKVDSVHFGRDALIEFGRRYAQAWRQR